The proteins below are encoded in one region of Ammospiza nelsoni isolate bAmmNel1 chromosome 23, bAmmNel1.pri, whole genome shotgun sequence:
- the PPP1R15B gene encoding protein phosphatase 1 regulatory subunit 15B produces the protein MEHSGRERAGPGLGWARLGLAGAWPKLAAPSAAPAGGSSQASPPFSWLRVVSQLLSPLPALLQRLLPGAALSSALCPAKAPPPLVLLPKADTSLDWTEEKLPEKRPEPPAGLWGAGLVRNSLGALPMDWYALGLEQGKSHLPQPLRAEGLPEVEFLRSKRLAFLQRWHLPVPDPDHGYHSLEEEQQNRGVCLEIGEQRGNNGDLEQAEDAGIQPGGVPEEQEGIRGAAEDGEALAGEEREDSETEQDFPISTRPVCANKLIDYIIGGVSSGEESEGEEDWDDGDDDEDDDDGFDSEELPSDSDAGSQDGERLHLWNSFYSLDPYNPQNFTATIQTSSSEPGKGMSDMEEEEEEDSWAESSEGSPSSDEDEWDCESVDEAESLKLWNSFCSSDDPYNPLNFTAAFQPAEKKKGTPGLRGAERASCAPSEHFSRVQLEKHNCGSAELGQSSEKTASSKRKKVTFHEEVTEYYISSEEDRRGPWEELARDGCRFQRRIQETEAAIGFCLSPEHRLRVLQRLQESQPHRTEPF, from the exons ATGGAGCACAGCGGACGCGAACGCGCCGGCCCCGGCTTGGGATGGGCCCGACTGGGCCTGGCCGGGGCCTGGCCGAAGCTGGCGGCGCCCAGCGCGGCGCCCGCCGGCGGCTCGTCCCAGGCGAGCCCGCCCTTCTCGTGGCTGCGCGTGGTGTCGCAGCTGCTGTCGCCGCTACCCGCCCTCCTGCAGCGGCTGCTGCCCGGCGCCGCGCTGAGCTCCGCGCTGTGCCCCGCCAAGGCACCGCCGccgctggtgctgctgcccaagGCGGACACTTCGCTGGACTGGACCGAGGAGAAACTCCCGGAGAAGCGGCCGGAGCCGCCGgcggggctgtggggagcagggctggtgagGAACAGCCTGGGAGCCCTTCCCATGGATTGGTACGCgctgggcttggagcagggCAAGAGCCACCTGCCGCAGCCCCTGCGAGCCGAGGGCTTGCCCGAGGTTGAATTCCTGCGCAGCAAGCGCCTGGCGTTCCTCCAGCGCTGGCACCTGCCCGTGCCCGACCCCGACCACGGCTaccacagcctggaggaggagcagcagaacaggGGTGTCTGCCTGGAAATTGGGGAGCAGCGCGGTAATAACGGGGATTTAGAGCAGGCCGAAGATGCGGGGATTCAGCCCGGCGGTGTCCccgaggagcaggaggggatcCGGGGTGCGGCTGAGGATGGGGAAGCCTTGGCTGGAGAGGAACGTGAGGACTCGGAAACCGAGCAAGACTTCCCGATTTCCACCAGACCTGTCTGTGCGAATAAATTAATCGATTATATCATCGGGGGAGTATCCAGCGGCGAGGAGAGTGAGGGTGAGGAGGACTGGGATGATGGcgatgatgatgaagatgatgatgacGGGTTTGACAGCGAAGAGCTGCCCTCCGACTCAGACGCCGGCAGCCAGGACGGGGAGAGGCTTCACCTGTGGAATTCCTTCTACAGCTTGGATCCCTACAACCCTCAGAACTTCACGGCCACCATCCAGACGTCTTCCAGCGAGCCGGGAAAGGGAATGTCGgacatggaggaggaggaggaggaagactCATGGGCAGAGTCCTCTGAGGGCTCGCCTAGTTCCGATGAGGACGAGTGGGACTGTGAGAGCGTGGATGAGGCGGAGAGCTTGAAACTTTGGAACTCGTTCTGTAGCTCGGACGATCCCTATAACCCTTTAAACTTCACGGCGGCTTTTCAGCCCGcggagaaaaaaaaggggacGCCGGGTTTGCGAGGGGCAGAGAGGGCGAGTTGTGCCCCCTCGGAGCATTTCAGCAGGgtacagctggaaaaacacaacTGCGGCAGCGCCGAGCTGGGCCAGAGCAGCGAGAAAACCGCGAGCTCCAAGCGGAAGAAG GTGACATTCCACGAGGAGGTGACAGAGTACTACATCAGCAGCGAGGAGGATCGCCGGGGGCCCTGGGAGGAGCTGGCTCGCGACGGCTGCCGCTTCCAGAGACGCATCCAGGAGACCGAGGCGGCCATCGGCTTCTGCCTGAGCCCCGAGCACCGGCTGAGGGTGCTGCAGAGGCTCCAGGAATCCCAACCCCACAGGACCGAGCCCTTCTAG